A window from Hymenobacter volaticus encodes these proteins:
- a CDS encoding glycoside hydrolase family 2 protein, with translation MNYHSSKARIPYLLLALLSFGWGSTFAQTASLITNIDHRATTSLNGKWKIIVDPYETGFYSYRMVEDPNGFFKDRKPKDATELVEYNFDTSDELYVPSDWNSQREDLKLYEGTIWYKKAFDYTKKAATNRVFVHFGAVNYDAHVYLNGKKIGHHVGGFTPFNMEVTDLLQEKGNFIVVKADDKRLKEAVPTPNTDWWNYGGITRDVKLVEVPATFVEDYTVQLAKGSLNKLDVWVKTNGTSPQPVTVSIPEAKVKLTGTPDASGMVKLSSNAKLKLWSPESPKLYKVQITSGSEKVEDEIGFRSIETKGADILLNKKPVLLKGICIHEEMPTRGARAYSMEDAQTLLGWAKELGCNYVRLAHYPHNENMTRLADKMGLMVWSEIPVYWTVDWANPATLANAKQQLTEMITRDKNKASVVLWSMANETPLSDSRLSFLKSQIETARQLDNTRLITAALEVHNATENTMMIDDPLGQYLDVLGCNEYIGWYSRKIEDCDKITWQTTYDKPLIISETGADCVAGMHGEATARFTEEFQDNFYQHQLAMIKRIPFLRGVTPWILADFRSPRRPLPSIQDYWNRKGLISDRGERKKAFYTLQKFYADWKLK, from the coding sequence ATGAATTATCATTCCTCGAAAGCAAGGATACCTTATTTACTGCTCGCGCTGCTGAGTTTCGGTTGGGGGAGCACCTTTGCCCAAACGGCTAGCCTCATCACCAACATCGACCACCGTGCTACCACCAGCCTGAACGGCAAGTGGAAAATCATCGTCGACCCGTACGAAACCGGCTTCTACAGCTACCGCATGGTCGAAGACCCTAACGGCTTCTTCAAGGACCGCAAGCCCAAGGACGCTACGGAGCTAGTGGAGTACAACTTCGACACGTCCGACGAGCTATATGTGCCTTCTGATTGGAATTCGCAGCGTGAAGATTTGAAGCTCTACGAAGGCACTATCTGGTACAAGAAAGCCTTCGACTACACCAAGAAAGCCGCTACCAACCGCGTGTTCGTGCATTTTGGCGCCGTAAATTATGATGCGCATGTGTACCTCAACGGCAAGAAAATCGGCCACCACGTGGGCGGCTTCACGCCGTTCAACATGGAAGTCACCGACCTGCTGCAAGAGAAAGGCAACTTTATTGTGGTGAAGGCCGACGACAAGCGCCTGAAGGAAGCCGTGCCCACTCCCAACACCGACTGGTGGAACTACGGCGGCATCACCCGCGACGTGAAGCTAGTGGAAGTGCCCGCCACGTTTGTGGAAGACTATACGGTGCAACTAGCTAAGGGCAGCCTCAACAAGCTGGATGTGTGGGTGAAAACCAACGGCACCAGTCCCCAACCCGTCACGGTCAGCATTCCGGAGGCCAAGGTAAAGCTCACCGGCACCCCCGACGCCAGCGGCATGGTGAAGCTTTCGAGCAATGCCAAGCTCAAGCTCTGGTCGCCGGAAAGCCCGAAGCTGTACAAGGTGCAGATTACGAGCGGCAGCGAAAAGGTGGAAGACGAAATCGGCTTCCGCAGCATCGAAACCAAGGGCGCGGATATTTTGCTCAACAAGAAGCCAGTGTTGCTCAAGGGCATTTGCATTCACGAAGAAATGCCCACCCGCGGCGCCCGGGCCTACAGCATGGAAGACGCCCAAACCCTGCTCGGCTGGGCTAAGGAACTAGGCTGCAACTACGTGCGCCTGGCCCATTACCCGCACAACGAAAATATGACCCGCCTGGCCGATAAGATGGGCCTGATGGTGTGGTCGGAAATTCCGGTGTACTGGACTGTGGATTGGGCCAATCCGGCCACGCTGGCTAACGCCAAGCAGCAGCTTACCGAGATGATTACGCGGGATAAAAACAAGGCTTCGGTGGTGCTCTGGTCGATGGCCAACGAAACGCCGCTCAGCGACAGTCGCCTTAGCTTCCTGAAGAGCCAGATCGAAACGGCCCGCCAACTCGACAACACCCGCCTCATCACGGCCGCGCTGGAAGTGCACAACGCCACTGAAAACACCATGATGATTGACGACCCGCTGGGGCAGTACCTCGATGTGCTGGGCTGCAACGAGTACATCGGCTGGTACAGCCGCAAAATCGAGGACTGCGATAAAATAACCTGGCAAACCACCTACGACAAGCCGCTTATCATCAGCGAAACTGGCGCCGACTGCGTGGCGGGTATGCACGGCGAAGCCACGGCGCGGTTCACCGAGGAGTTCCAGGACAATTTCTACCAGCACCAGTTGGCCATGATCAAGCGCATTCCCTTTCTGCGGGGCGTCACGCCCTGGATTCTGGCTGACTTCCGCTCGCCTCGCCGGCCACTCCCTAGCATCCAAGACTATTGGAACCGCAAAGGCCTGATTTCCGACCGTGGCGAACGGAAAAAGGCGTTCTACACCCTCCAAAAATTCTATGCAGACTGGAAGCTGAAGTAG
- a CDS encoding alpha-2-macroglobulin family protein: MRFFLFSLFALLMLFTAGSSAPTPPSNGASAATWKKIDQLLAKAQTASAAKLLEPIYQQARQRQNAPEYLRALLYKLRLLDAKEEEADEKAIALVEADLKTAQFPARPMLHSLLAQLYANYYQQHRYQFLDRTRAASSDSADASAADLRTWDAARFGSTILRHYRASLADEPRRQQQLPLKALGYAIRGGDTEGRALRPTLYDLLAHRAVDGLQNDEYYVTRPAEQFELKNPTLFGSASDFARLPLQAPQADSLNGQLHALRVLQQLTTFRLTDSKNLAALVDVDLKRLRFVQQHSELPDKDSLYQSALTRTAEVYKALPISAEILFELANHLNEKEPAKAREIALLAEKRFPESYGARQAQMLRQNMERVELRFTTESVVLPGQPWLLRLNVRNAPRLYAKAYRVTMAQRMQQLSQGNYEEERNFSKTYARALAAKPVAAWVLSAPGPIDYKNHSVQHSGPALPVGHYLIVLSTADENPTKERAGIATAYTQLGVSELSEIRRQSTTQEGAELLVLHRQSGQTLAGVRALPLFQYYDQKAKSYKQRRGDAQTSTAEGQVQIPVTFSPSQNTFLRAMLLSKGTDSLLTQEGGYYGPRQPRPSEFPQRHTFLYTDRAIYRPGQTLYFKGILTETLAGKSQILPKLPVTVRLLDVNGQTVQTLSFTTSDYGSFHGSVLLPTSLLNGEMSLQVDNGSVQFAVEDYKRPTFQVTVEPAQGSPVLGKEVVVRGKATAYAGQPIDGARVQYRVVRRTFWPMFGRDYGRTFRPGLGRNEEVEISNGTTQTDSTGGFEVKFVAKGETQGSAKRGFWNPGYVFEVTADVTDAAGETRTGQQSVSLGSQALTLRFDVPEQLNRENLPSLQLLSTNATGEARPARGQVRLYRLTPPVRALRPRVWERPEREALSREEFKREFPLDAYAKEDNDSTWTRTLVLTQDFNTEKSPLLASLSAPLAQQAPGRYVLEATALVEAGAPAVKDEHYFTLYTATASTLPVPTPDWFVSLQDSVVPGKAARFLVGSSEPGARLLLEAEAKSETVRREWLTLQAGEQRVVEIEAPVQLDGAQLHVHLTQVRDNRLYIHSATVQVTMPPAPLVLSIATFRDKLQPGQKETWRVTIHQTGGKPAVAELLASLYDKSLDTFRPHSFMELQLSTPYYPAELAWNGQFQTQESEELFEQQYADTEQEDIIYPHINMWGYLGEDDLFETELPDQKELADKVVGPQVAKENNSAMRMAAAPAKMSTIKFTPPVIKKDEEVVAGNADTMIVSKNPAPDLANVQARKDFRETAFWLPDLRTNAQGETVLEFQMPEAVTRWQLLALAHDQQLHSGLLRRELVTQKQLQVTPNAPRFFREGDQLVLTAKLSNLTTQSLRGTAQLFLLDARTQQPLDGKLLKGPAQVKFDLKANQSSAVAWSLAIPETAEGQVPLEAVTYRVVAEAQPTMESEEGKSAGKASRKTKSEKRKAKSEQLGTVSDGEENTLPVLPNRLLVTESLSLPIVGSATREFELKKLTSTTSPTRRSYSLTLEMTQNPTWYAVQALPYLMEYPYECSEQVFSRLYANLVAAKILVGNPRFKTVLAEWNRAAHAGDKVALTSKLEQNQELKLLLLQETPWVRDAQSETERMRRLTELFDETRLKAETTRALSKLAKMQQPNGAFPWFEQMPDDRYITQLIVAGFGKLQKLGALNLEQDAQARQIVNQAVLYLDGQLQRDYEELRRQKGVDLKQNHVSDTQIQALYARSFWLTQSVSREAQPAFAYYQQQAATFWPSQSRYLQAQIALTLHRQKIQPAAVKDILTALTENALHSEELGMYWKEVRGGYYWREAPTETQATLIEAYSEVRNDQKSVDEMKLWLLKQKQTQNWNSTRATVDACYALLLRGSDWLQPTQPIQVTVGGESVVPSSQQAGTGYFKTAFSAAEIKPAQGKVVVKKTDNGVAWGALYWQYFEQLDKITPAATPLQLERQLYREQRTAGGPTLERLTTASPLRVGDVLVVRLVLRSDRDLEYVHLKDQRAAGLELISQTSGYRYQSGLGYYESPRDAATNFFISYFPKGTHTFEYRLRATQSGDFSGGLSQIQCLYAPEFTAHSAGTRVQIAAQP; this comes from the coding sequence ATGCGTTTCTTCCTGTTCAGCTTATTCGCCCTGCTCATGCTGTTCACTGCCGGCTCTTCGGCGCCCACGCCGCCCAGCAACGGGGCTAGTGCCGCCACCTGGAAGAAAATAGACCAGCTGCTAGCTAAAGCCCAAACTGCTTCGGCCGCCAAACTGCTGGAACCCATCTATCAGCAAGCCCGCCAGCGCCAGAACGCGCCGGAGTATTTGCGGGCCCTGCTCTACAAGTTACGGTTGCTGGATGCCAAAGAGGAAGAGGCCGATGAGAAGGCCATTGCCTTAGTGGAAGCCGACCTGAAGACTGCTCAGTTTCCGGCTCGGCCCATGCTGCATAGCCTCTTGGCCCAGCTCTACGCAAATTATTATCAGCAACACCGCTACCAATTCCTCGACCGTACCCGCGCCGCCAGTTCCGACTCCGCCGATGCCAGCGCCGCCGACCTGCGTACCTGGGACGCCGCCCGCTTCGGCAGCACCATCTTGCGCCACTACCGCGCCTCCCTCGCCGATGAACCCCGCCGTCAGCAGCAACTGCCACTGAAAGCCCTCGGGTACGCCATCCGGGGCGGCGACACCGAAGGCCGCGCCCTACGCCCCACGCTCTACGACCTGCTAGCCCACCGCGCCGTGGACGGTTTGCAAAACGACGAATACTATGTCACGCGCCCGGCCGAACAGTTCGAATTGAAAAACCCCACCTTATTTGGTTCAGCCTCTGATTTTGCCCGTTTGCCGCTGCAAGCTCCACAAGCCGATTCTTTGAATGGACAATTGCATGCCCTGCGTGTATTGCAGCAACTCACCACTTTCCGGCTCACCGATAGTAAAAACCTGGCGGCTTTAGTCGATGTGGACTTGAAACGTCTGCGCTTTGTACAGCAGCACTCGGAACTACCCGACAAGGATAGCCTCTATCAATCTGCCCTGACACGCACCGCCGAGGTGTATAAGGCGTTGCCGATTAGCGCGGAGATTTTATTTGAGTTAGCTAATCATCTAAATGAAAAGGAACCCGCCAAAGCCCGCGAAATAGCCTTGCTCGCTGAAAAGCGTTTCCCGGAGTCGTATGGGGCGCGGCAGGCGCAGATGCTGCGGCAGAATATGGAGCGAGTAGAACTGCGCTTCACCACCGAAAGCGTGGTGCTGCCCGGCCAACCGTGGCTACTGAGACTGAACGTTCGCAACGCGCCGCGGCTTTATGCCAAAGCGTACCGCGTGACGATGGCGCAGCGAATGCAGCAACTTAGCCAAGGAAATTACGAGGAAGAGCGCAACTTCTCGAAAACCTACGCCCGGGCCTTGGCCGCTAAGCCCGTGGCGGCGTGGGTACTTTCGGCGCCGGGCCCAATTGATTATAAAAACCACTCGGTACAGCACAGCGGCCCAGCCCTTCCGGTGGGGCACTACCTCATTGTGCTAAGCACAGCAGATGAAAACCCCACGAAAGAGCGAGCCGGCATAGCCACGGCTTACACCCAACTTGGGGTGAGTGAGCTTAGCGAAATACGCCGCCAATCTACCACGCAGGAAGGAGCAGAGCTGCTAGTGCTACATCGGCAAAGCGGCCAAACGCTGGCCGGAGTTCGGGCGCTGCCCTTGTTTCAATACTACGATCAAAAGGCCAAAAGCTACAAGCAACGGCGCGGCGACGCACAAACCAGCACCGCCGAAGGCCAAGTGCAGATTCCGGTAACATTCTCTCCGAGCCAGAACACGTTTTTACGGGCCATGCTCCTTTCTAAGGGAACTGATTCGCTGCTGACGCAGGAGGGTGGCTATTACGGCCCGCGCCAACCACGTCCCTCTGAGTTTCCGCAGCGCCACACGTTTCTTTACACCGACCGCGCCATCTATCGACCTGGCCAGACGCTCTACTTCAAGGGCATCCTGACCGAAACTTTGGCCGGAAAGTCCCAGATCCTTCCTAAGCTGCCCGTAACCGTGCGCCTGCTAGATGTGAACGGGCAAACAGTACAAACGCTGTCCTTCACCACCTCCGACTACGGCAGCTTCCACGGCTCAGTGCTGCTGCCCACGAGTCTGCTCAACGGGGAAATGAGTTTGCAAGTCGATAACGGCAGCGTGCAGTTTGCGGTGGAAGACTACAAGCGGCCCACGTTTCAAGTAACGGTGGAGCCGGCACAGGGAAGCCCCGTGTTGGGCAAAGAAGTGGTGGTACGCGGCAAAGCCACTGCCTACGCCGGCCAGCCTATTGATGGGGCCCGGGTGCAATACCGCGTAGTGCGCCGCACTTTTTGGCCGATGTTTGGGCGCGACTACGGCCGCACCTTCCGACCCGGTCTTGGCCGGAACGAAGAGGTGGAAATCAGCAATGGCACCACCCAAACAGATTCGACAGGAGGCTTTGAAGTGAAATTCGTGGCTAAGGGGGAGACACAAGGCAGCGCCAAGCGTGGCTTCTGGAACCCCGGCTACGTGTTCGAGGTAACCGCCGACGTAACTGATGCCGCCGGCGAAACCCGCACCGGCCAGCAGTCCGTTAGCCTCGGCAGCCAGGCCCTCACGCTCCGCTTCGACGTACCGGAGCAGTTAAACCGCGAGAACCTACCGTCCCTTCAACTGCTTAGCACCAATGCCACCGGCGAAGCCCGCCCCGCCCGCGGCCAGGTGCGTCTCTACCGCCTCACGCCGCCCGTCCGCGCTCTGCGACCCCGCGTGTGGGAACGGCCCGAGCGAGAAGCCCTGAGCCGCGAGGAATTTAAACGCGAGTTCCCGCTTGATGCGTACGCCAAGGAAGACAACGACAGCACCTGGACCCGGACCCTCGTGCTTACGCAGGATTTCAACACTGAGAAGTCGCCGCTATTGGCGAGCCTTTCCGCGCCGCTAGCCCAGCAGGCGCCCGGCCGCTACGTGCTCGAAGCCACGGCCCTAGTTGAAGCCGGAGCGCCCGCCGTTAAGGACGAGCATTATTTCACGCTCTATACGGCCACTGCCTCCACGTTGCCCGTGCCCACTCCTGACTGGTTTGTGAGTTTGCAAGACAGCGTAGTGCCTGGTAAGGCAGCGCGTTTCTTGGTGGGTAGCTCCGAACCAGGAGCCCGACTGCTCCTAGAAGCTGAGGCCAAAAGTGAAACCGTGCGCCGCGAGTGGCTGACGCTGCAAGCGGGGGAGCAGCGTGTGGTAGAAATTGAAGCTCCCGTTCAGCTGGATGGTGCGCAACTCCACGTTCACCTCACGCAAGTGCGCGACAACCGCCTCTATATCCACTCGGCCACTGTGCAGGTAACTATGCCGCCCGCGCCACTTGTGCTGAGTATTGCCACCTTCCGCGACAAGCTGCAACCCGGCCAGAAAGAAACTTGGCGTGTCACCATCCACCAGACGGGTGGCAAGCCGGCTGTTGCCGAGTTGCTGGCCTCGCTTTATGATAAATCATTAGATACTTTCCGGCCGCATTCCTTCATGGAGTTGCAATTGTCGACGCCGTATTATCCGGCCGAGCTGGCCTGGAATGGACAGTTTCAGACGCAGGAGTCGGAGGAATTATTTGAGCAGCAATACGCAGACACAGAGCAGGAGGATATCATATACCCACATATAAATATGTGGGGCTATTTAGGCGAGGATGATCTTTTTGAAACTGAACTGCCTGATCAGAAAGAATTAGCTGATAAAGTAGTCGGCCCACAAGTAGCGAAGGAGAACAATAGTGCAATGAGAATGGCCGCAGCTCCAGCTAAAATGTCGACTATAAAATTTACGCCGCCTGTTATTAAGAAGGATGAGGAAGTTGTAGCAGGTAATGCTGATACTATGATTGTCTCTAAGAATCCTGCGCCTGACCTAGCCAACGTACAAGCCCGCAAAGACTTCCGCGAAACGGCCTTTTGGTTGCCTGACCTGCGCACCAACGCTCAGGGCGAAACCGTGCTGGAATTCCAGATGCCCGAAGCTGTAACACGCTGGCAACTGCTGGCCCTGGCCCACGATCAGCAACTACATTCCGGGTTGCTGCGCCGCGAATTAGTCACGCAAAAGCAACTGCAAGTGACTCCCAACGCGCCGCGCTTCTTCCGGGAGGGCGACCAACTCGTCCTCACTGCCAAACTCAGCAACCTTACCACACAGTCTCTGCGCGGCACGGCTCAGCTCTTCCTACTCGATGCCCGCACCCAGCAACCCCTCGACGGCAAGCTGCTCAAAGGCCCAGCGCAAGTGAAGTTCGACCTGAAAGCCAACCAAAGTAGCGCCGTAGCTTGGAGCCTCGCCATCCCCGAAACCGCCGAAGGCCAAGTGCCGCTCGAAGCTGTAACCTACCGCGTAGTAGCGGAAGCGCAGCCAACTATGGAGAGCGAAGAAGGGAAATCTGCTGGTAAGGCTTCGCGCAAAACCAAGAGTGAGAAACGGAAAGCCAAGAGCGAACAGCTCGGAACTGTATCCGATGGCGAGGAAAATACGCTACCGGTGCTACCCAACCGCTTGCTCGTCACGGAGAGTTTGTCGCTGCCCATTGTAGGGTCCGCCACGCGCGAATTCGAGCTGAAGAAGCTCACGAGCACCACTTCGCCCACGCGCCGCAGTTACTCGCTCACGTTGGAAATGACGCAGAACCCTACTTGGTACGCTGTGCAGGCACTACCGTATCTGATGGAATACCCCTATGAGTGTTCCGAACAGGTGTTCAGCCGTCTTTATGCCAACTTAGTGGCCGCCAAAATTCTGGTTGGTAACCCGCGCTTCAAAACCGTGCTAGCCGAGTGGAACCGTGCCGCCCATGCCGGCGACAAAGTTGCCCTCACCAGCAAGCTAGAGCAGAATCAGGAGTTGAAACTCTTGCTGCTCCAGGAAACGCCGTGGGTGCGCGATGCCCAATCCGAAACCGAGCGGATGCGCCGCCTAACCGAGCTGTTTGATGAGACCCGCCTCAAAGCGGAAACCACCCGCGCCCTCTCTAAACTAGCCAAGATGCAGCAGCCCAACGGTGCTTTCCCGTGGTTCGAGCAGATGCCCGACGACCGGTATATCACCCAACTTATCGTGGCTGGTTTCGGCAAACTACAGAAGCTAGGAGCCCTGAACCTAGAGCAGGACGCGCAGGCCCGCCAAATCGTGAACCAAGCCGTGCTCTACCTCGACGGCCAACTTCAGCGCGACTACGAAGAGCTGCGCCGGCAGAAAGGCGTGGACCTGAAGCAAAATCACGTATCCGACACCCAGATTCAAGCTCTGTACGCCCGCAGCTTCTGGCTTACGCAGTCGGTCAGTCGGGAGGCTCAACCGGCTTTCGCGTATTATCAGCAGCAGGCCGCCACGTTTTGGCCAAGTCAGTCCCGCTATTTGCAAGCGCAAATTGCGCTGACTTTGCACCGCCAGAAAATACAGCCCGCTGCGGTGAAAGACATTCTCACGGCCCTCACCGAAAACGCCCTGCACAGCGAGGAACTCGGCATGTATTGGAAAGAGGTGCGCGGCGGCTACTACTGGCGCGAGGCACCCACCGAAACCCAGGCCACTTTAATCGAAGCCTACAGCGAAGTGCGCAACGACCAAAAGTCGGTCGATGAAATGAAGCTGTGGCTGCTTAAGCAAAAGCAAACCCAGAACTGGAATAGCACCCGCGCCACCGTCGATGCCTGCTATGCCCTGCTGCTCCGCGGCTCCGATTGGTTGCAACCTACCCAGCCTATTCAAGTGACAGTAGGAGGGGAGTCCGTAGTGCCCAGCAGCCAGCAAGCTGGTACGGGCTACTTCAAAACCGCGTTTTCGGCGGCGGAAATTAAGCCTGCCCAAGGAAAAGTAGTGGTCAAGAAAACCGACAACGGCGTAGCGTGGGGCGCCCTGTACTGGCAATATTTCGAGCAGCTAGACAAGATTACACCCGCCGCCACGCCACTACAGCTAGAGCGGCAACTGTATCGCGAGCAGCGCACCGCCGGCGGCCCGACGCTGGAGCGACTGACTACCGCCTCGCCGTTGCGGGTAGGCGACGTGCTAGTAGTGCGCCTTGTGCTGCGCTCCGACCGGGACCTGGAGTATGTGCATCTGAAAGATCAGCGCGCGGCGGGTCTCGAACTCATCAGCCAGACTTCCGGGTACCGCTACCAATCTGGCCTCGGGTACTATGAAAGCCCCCGCGATGCAGCCACCAACTTTTTTATTAGCTACTTTCCCAAAGGCACCCACACATTCGAGTACCGGCTGCGCGCCACCCAAAGCGGTGATTTTTCGGGCGGCCTCAGCCAGATTCAATGCCTCTACGCTCCGGAGTTTACGGCCCATTCCGCTGGCACTCGGGTGCAGATTGCCGCGCAGCCGTAG
- a CDS encoding DoxX-like family protein translates to METLWEHTQQPELHQQWDLRFSEISYLPRPTETEPQQFLYATRIGFGLGIAGKGESMGTKEKNGERISVLKFWSDEWLSLIRTGAGYWKYIPTDNGLRFLTGYDYQTRFGLPGAVVDRLAFRSLIGWATAWSFDCLRLWLEKGIRPAVSVRLALMQWLVRLVLGLSWIYQGVVPKLLFPDTGELRILQGAGFSLTAAHRIATAVGVGEIVFGLLFWLLPRRGLRLVYLLNMVGLLVLGAGALVSQPMVFVAPFNPLTLNLCMMALAAIGLLTLSEELPSARRCLRRPPQ, encoded by the coding sequence ATGGAGACTCTTTGGGAGCACACTCAGCAGCCCGAGTTGCACCAGCAGTGGGACTTACGTTTCAGCGAAATCTCCTATCTACCCCGCCCCACCGAAACTGAGCCTCAGCAGTTTCTTTATGCTACGCGCATAGGCTTTGGGCTGGGCATTGCGGGCAAGGGCGAAAGCATGGGCACTAAAGAGAAAAACGGCGAACGAATATCGGTCCTCAAGTTCTGGTCGGATGAGTGGCTGTCGTTGATTAGAACCGGCGCGGGCTACTGGAAATACATTCCCACCGACAACGGCCTGCGCTTCCTCACCGGCTACGACTACCAAACTCGCTTCGGTCTGCCCGGTGCCGTGGTCGATAGGCTGGCGTTTCGGTCGCTTATTGGGTGGGCCACCGCTTGGAGCTTTGATTGTCTGCGGCTATGGCTGGAAAAAGGCATCCGGCCGGCGGTGTCGGTGCGACTCGCGCTTATGCAGTGGCTGGTACGGCTGGTGCTCGGGCTAAGCTGGATTTACCAGGGCGTAGTGCCCAAGCTATTGTTTCCGGATACTGGCGAGCTACGCATTTTGCAAGGTGCTGGCTTCTCCCTTACTGCAGCGCACCGCATAGCAACCGCCGTAGGCGTGGGCGAAATCGTGTTTGGGCTGCTGTTTTGGCTGTTGCCCCGCCGCGGCCTGCGCCTGGTGTATCTGCTCAATATGGTGGGGTTACTGGTACTAGGTGCCGGAGCGTTGGTCAGCCAACCGATGGTGTTTGTAGCGCCTTTTAATCCGCTTACTCTTAACCTGTGCATGATGGCGCTGGCCGCCATTGGCTTGCTCACACTTTCTGAGGAGTTGCCAAGCGCCCGCCGTTGCCTGCGTCGGCCACCCCAATAA
- a CDS encoding DUF4166 domain-containing protein, whose product MQSIYQQQLGSEFQRLHPRIQERLAFASEHQRAFIGEGTMERVWHGPFYTQPFLRVGLLRNIMFPDAGQNIPFRIENYAYLDPLGRETVTWIRRFQFPKHTRCFDATMIRSQQRACIVDYLGTHQHLAVDIDLAVTARGGLQLRSGEQRFYEGPLNFRFPMLFSGLAEVEEWYDDAADCYRIQVEVRNKVFGKFFGYYGSFRPRWQSVGPDQIPAYALPRRHERRE is encoded by the coding sequence ATGCAATCCATCTATCAGCAGCAACTTGGCTCCGAATTTCAACGGCTTCACCCCCGCATTCAGGAGCGGCTGGCGTTTGCCAGTGAGCACCAACGGGCTTTTATTGGCGAAGGCACTATGGAGCGGGTGTGGCACGGACCATTCTATACGCAGCCATTTTTGCGGGTGGGGTTGCTGCGCAATATCATGTTTCCCGACGCCGGCCAGAACATTCCTTTCCGCATCGAAAATTACGCGTATCTCGATCCGCTTGGCCGCGAAACAGTGACCTGGATTCGGCGCTTTCAATTCCCGAAGCATACCCGCTGCTTCGATGCCACCATGATTCGCAGCCAGCAGCGCGCCTGTATAGTAGATTACTTAGGCACCCACCAGCACCTCGCCGTTGATATCGACTTGGCCGTGACGGCGCGGGGTGGCTTGCAGTTGCGCTCCGGTGAGCAGCGCTTCTACGAAGGCCCTCTGAATTTTCGCTTCCCCATGCTATTTTCGGGCCTCGCGGAAGTGGAAGAATGGTACGACGATGCCGCCGACTGCTACCGAATCCAGGTGGAAGTGCGCAACAAGGTATTCGGCAAGTTCTTCGGCTACTACGGCTCTTTTCGACCCCGCTGGCAGTCGGTCGGCCCCGACCAGATTCCAGCGTACGCCCTACCCCGCCGCCACGAGCGGCGTGAGTAA
- a CDS encoding glycoside hydrolase family 88/105 protein, giving the protein MTISTPWRLFRVGLLSLLLGGTHMANAGTEAPAPKAADKRFFQPKFIKQQLLKATQWQLAHPKHSGTDWTNGAFYAGVFAAYETTKSKLILDSLMAMGERNKWRPGPRYDHADDIAICQTYLNLYRLKKDQRMIQATIDTVAKLRRVTGREVREHGLTWWWCDALFMGPPVLAKLGAIQKDPSYLTFNDSLYRQTYRHLYNKQEHLFARDAAYLWSESGEGKKESNGQRIFWSRGNGWVMGGLVQLLSELPQTHPSRPFYTTIFKEMSARLLSLQQPDGLWRSSLLDPQAYPGGEASGSGFDCYAMAWGINQGLLDKAQYLPAVQKAWVALNGLVSEEGRVGWVQPIGADPRRDFSAESWEVYGTGAFLLAGSEVIKLK; this is encoded by the coding sequence ATGACTATTTCTACACCCTGGCGATTGTTTCGAGTTGGTTTGCTGAGCCTGCTGCTTGGCGGCACCCATATGGCGAACGCCGGCACCGAGGCGCCCGCGCCGAAAGCGGCCGACAAGCGTTTCTTCCAGCCGAAGTTTATCAAGCAGCAGTTGCTGAAGGCCACCCAGTGGCAGTTGGCCCACCCCAAGCATAGCGGCACCGACTGGACCAACGGCGCCTTCTACGCCGGCGTGTTCGCGGCCTACGAAACCACCAAATCCAAGCTGATCTTGGATTCGCTGATGGCTATGGGCGAGCGGAACAAGTGGCGCCCCGGTCCACGCTACGACCACGCCGACGATATTGCCATCTGCCAAACCTACCTCAACCTCTACCGCCTCAAGAAAGACCAGCGCATGATTCAGGCCACCATCGATACGGTGGCCAAGCTGCGCCGCGTGACTGGGCGCGAGGTGCGCGAGCATGGCCTGACCTGGTGGTGGTGTGATGCACTGTTTATGGGGCCGCCGGTGCTAGCCAAGTTGGGTGCCATCCAGAAAGACCCATCCTACCTCACCTTCAACGACTCGCTCTACCGGCAAACATACCGGCACCTCTACAACAAGCAGGAGCACCTGTTTGCCCGCGACGCCGCCTACCTGTGGAGCGAATCCGGCGAAGGCAAAAAGGAAAGCAACGGCCAGCGCATTTTCTGGAGCCGGGGCAACGGCTGGGTGATGGGGGGCTTGGTGCAACTGCTCAGCGAGCTACCGCAGACTCACCCCTCACGCCCCTTCTACACCACCATCTTCAAGGAGATGAGTGCCCGCCTGCTGAGCCTACAACAACCCGACGGCCTCTGGCGGTCAAGCTTACTCGACCCGCAGGCCTACCCCGGTGGCGAAGCTTCGGGCTCGGGCTTCGACTGCTATGCCATGGCCTGGGGCATCAACCAAGGCTTACTCGATAAGGCGCAATACTTACCCGCCGTGCAAAAGGCCTGGGTGGCCCTGAATGGCTTGGTTTCGGAAGAGGGCCGCGTGGGCTGGGTGCAACCTATCGGCGCCGACCCGCGCCGCGACTTCTCGGCCGAAAGCTGGGAGGTGTATGGCACCGGCGCCTTCTTGTTGGCTGGCTCCGAGGTCATCAAACTTAAATAG